ACTCAAAGGGTCACTCTATAGTGGAGCTTTTCAAAAGGCTTGACCACGAATACTGTGCAAAGAAGTGTCCTTATGCAGTCTTCAGAGAGTGCTACAGTGTAAAACCCACCGAATTTAAGCCCGTAGTTGCTCTTTAGTGTAAAGCCCTTTTTCAAGTATGTAGCTCTCTACACTTTCTGGAACAAGCCACTTTATGCTTTTACCTACCTTTACCCTGTTTCTTATCTCCGTTGAGGATACATCTATGTTTCTAGTTTTTAAGATGTAAAAGTCCCTTTCCTCTTTAAGCTCTGGGAAGTTTGCCCTTAGGTAGTTTCTGACATCTTCTGCCCTTTTGTTTCTGTCCGCTATTATAAACACAGCCAGCCTAATGAGCTTTTGCGGCTGTTTCCACATGTGAAGAGATAGTATGCTATCAGCGCCCACCAGAAAGGTAGGTCTTTCTCCAAAATTAATAAAGAGTTCTTGCGCAGTATCAACAGTATAGGATATTCCACCCCTTTTTATTTCCATATGGCTTACCTCAAAGCCTTTCACCCCTTCTGTAGCTATAGAGAGCATTTCAAACCTCTCTTGAGGTGTTGCCTGATGGGGTTCCTTAAGAGGTGCTTGAAAGGCAGGTACAAAAATGATCTTGTCTGGTTTTAGCTCTTCTAACACATCCCTTGCCACCACAAGATGCCCTATGTGTACGGGATCAAAGCTACCACCAAAGAATATTTTACGCATGGAATATGGGAATTTCGTATTTTGGGTTGGCAAGAGCTCTTAGCATACCCATCTTCATAGCCTTAATGACCTCCCTTGAGAGCTTTCTCTCTTTGAACCTCATAAAGTGATGGAAAAGGACGCCCGAAGCTTCAAGCCCCAAACCCCTGTCTTTGATTACCCTTTTCAAAAACTCCAGAGCTTCCTCCTTTTTTAAAAACACATTTTTTGTGTTTGGTTCAAACTTTTTGGGAATGCCTACAAATTGGTATCCACAAACCACATCCTCTTTGAGAAAGACCTTTATGAGGTAATTTTCGTACTCCGCTGTGAAGGCATCTTCTGCATCTTCAAAGGTTCCTCCGCTACCTGCAGTTACCCATCTGGTCTTTACAGCATTGTAATCCACCAAACCCGGGTTTTCTACTCTTAGTCCCGCCATGTTATAACCTGCTATAGCCCCCCCCTGCTGAGCTGCAGGGAAGAGAGCTATCCACCTGCAGTTGCCCCACGCATCTCTTCCCGAACATATGTCTCCCGCTGCATACACATCTGGGTCAGAAGTTTGCTGATACTCGTTTACCAGCACGCCACCAATCAACCTTCCCCTGCTTTCGTCTATGTGAAGCTTTATGTCTGTGTCCTGCACCAAATGCGTCCTTGGTCTTACGCCAGTTGAGAGTATCACCATATCTACCTGTATAAACTTACTTTTGTCCGAATCTATATGCTTTACTTCCACAGCTTCCACCCAGTTGTCCTCTCCGTGAATGGCTATAACTTGGTGATTCAGGTAAAACTTAACTCCCTCCTCCTCAAGAACCCTCATGTATCTATCTGCCATAAACTTATCCAACATGCGAGGAAGAACCCTATCAAAGAACTCTATCACATGCACCTCCATACCCATGTGCCTAAGAGTTTCTGCATCTTCCACGCCTATAGGTCCGGCACCCACAATGGCAACCCTCTTTACCCTTCCCGATACAACCCAATCTCTTATCCTCTTGGCATCGTCCAAATTTTTTGCTGTGGTAACGCCCTCTAAGGTAGCTCCAGGTATGGGTGGCACAAAACTGTAAGCTCCGGCAGCCAAAAGACATTTATCATAGCGCACCTCTTCACCACCCTTTACTATCACCACCTTTCTCTTGTTATCAATACCAACCACCTCTTTCTTAGGTCTAAAGTCCACATTATACCTTTCGTAAAAGGCATATCCTCCCTTGTAAAAAAGCGCCTCTGGAGATATGTCCCCCCTTATGACATTCTCCATACAGTTAGGTGCATAAGTTGGGTACTCCTCATCAGAAAGCATAATAATTTCCGAATCCTTGTCAATGCTTCTAAAGGCTTCCACAGCGCTTGCGGCCGCAGGTCCATTTCCTACTATAACCACTCTCATGGAATGTTTATTATATAATACGCCGTGTGAGAAACTAAGCATGATAAAGCACCTCCTCATAGCTCCCTCTGAAAAAGCTATAGCCAATAACATAACCATAAAGCAAAGCAGGTAGTGTTATGCCCTTCCTCCAGCCACTCACGCTTATGAGCCTTAAGGCTTTCACCTCATGATAACTCCCAGGATGAAACCAAAGGTCATAAACTCTGCCCTCTGTATCGCACACCACCATAACCAGCACTCCATAGTAAAGCTCCTCAGACTCTACCTTCTTATCTTCTTGTCAAGTAGCAACTTTACCAGAAGCAAGAGTGATGAGTTTAGGTTTTCTGCCTGCTGTGGATTAAGGGCTTTTTACTCAGAAACTACAGGCTCTTTGAATTTCTCACCCAACGTATGTTTATATTCTTAAATAGATATACCTTATGGTATCATAAGCAAAATTTATAGCCAAGTTTAGTATCTTGAATTAACATAATTCAGGCATGAGGAAGTTGCTGCTTGTAATAGTGCTTTCCCTTGGTTTTGGATGGGGTGGAGAATGGTGGAGCGATCCTGTTGGTGGACTTGAGGAGGCAAAAAAGGATAGCAAACCAGTAATGTTTTATTTTCATTCGGAACACTGTCCCTACTGCTTGCAGATGGAGACCTTTGTTTTTAGTGATGAGAAGGTGTCTAAGTATATGGATAAGTTTGTGGTTATATCCTTAGATATCTACACCCCAACGGGTAGAGCTTGGGCAAGGCGCTTTAATGTATTTGGCACGCCCACTTTTGTTTTTTATGATCCAAAGAAGGATGCTGTTATAAGTATATCCTTTGGCAGTAAAAGTAAGGAGGATTTTATCAACCTGCTAATGAAAACTTGTGAAAAAGCAAACACAAAAAAGTGTTAACAGTCAAGGGAGAGAAAGTAAGGGCTTGTCAGTAATGATGTATTATATTGGTAAGATTTTTTTAAGGAGGTATAAAGATGGACAGAAGGAGGTTTTTACAGCTCTCCACGGTAAGTATTCTCAGCTTAACCTTCGCACCCGGACTGCTAAAGCAGTCCTTTGGAGCGTCCAAGCTGGATGAAGAGCTTCAGAAGAGGCTCGGTGTTTCTCTATCCCAGATTAAGGAGTCTCCGGAGGTTAAGCTTCAGGCACCCACCATTGCAGAATCCGGTGCCAATGTGCCAGTCAGCGTAGAGTCCGACATACCTGTGGATAAGGTGGACAGTGTGTGGATATTTGTGGACAACAACCCCGTTCCCTGGATAACTGACATTAAACTCAGTCCTATGAACGGAAGAGTTTACTTTGCCACTAGAATAAAGATGGGTCAGACTTCCAATGTGAGGGCAATACTCAAAATGAAGGACGGCTCTTATCTTATGGCTACCAAAGAGGTCAAAGTCACAGTTGGCGGTTGTGGATAATAATTTGGTAAAAACTTAAAGGAGGTTAAGCATGGCTGTAGGAGCTGGAATACTTAGAGTTCCAAAGGAAGCCAAGAAGGGGGAAATAGTCAAAGTGCAGATGGTGATCACTCACCCTATGGAACCCGGCACTAGAAAGGACCCACAGACGGGTCAGATCATCCCTGCCTACCACCTTACCAAGCTGGAGGTTCTGTTTAATGACAAAACAGTTTCAGTAGTTGATATGGGTGGGGGTGTGAGCGCCAATCCTTTCATAGGACTCACTTTAAAGGTTGATGAGAGCGGTATAGTAAAGATCGCTTACGAAGACAACAAAGGTGGAAAATGGGAAAAGACTGCAGAGATAAGAGTTGTTTGATATGGGACCAAAACCATGGGGAAGTGGGTAACAATTATTTTTGTGTTATTTCTTTATGCCATAGCCCAGCAGGAGAATCCGGCGGAGGAGGTAAAGAAGCAAAAAGAGCTCCTGCTCAAAGAGATGGGCATACTTCCCGGAGATGTTTATGCGGAGCAGGGCAGAGACATGTTTAACAAACCTATGGGAAATGCAGGCAAGTCGTGCTCTTCCTGCCATGGTCAGGACGGCAGGTATCTGAGGGGAGCTTACGCGCACATGCCCAGGTATTACAAAGACATGGATGCCGTGGCAGACCTGGATACTAGAATCAAGTACTGCATGGAAAAGTACATGGGTGTGGGTAATGTAAAGCACGACCTTAACTTTAAGAGTATAGCCACCTACGTGGCTACCCTTTCCAACGGCATGAAAATGGATGTAAAGCTCACTCATCCAAAAGAGAGGGAGATGTACGAAAAGGGCAGAGAGCTATGGTATGCAAGAGTGGGTAAGATGGACTTTTCCTGCGCCATATGCCATGACAGTGAAGCAGGTAAAAGGGTTTTCTTGCAAACCGTTGTTGCTGTTAAAGAAGACAAGGTAGCCACCCACTGGCCTGCCTACAGGTTCTCCAACGACCAGCTCTGGACTATGGAAGACAGAATCAGAGGATGTTTTGGTGACATGAGGGTAGCTCCGCCGGAGCACTTCCATTGGGCTGTTGTAGCTTTGAATTTGTATCTATCTTACAAGGCAAAGGGGGGTGTAGTAAGGGTTCCCGGATTTATCTACTAACTGAATCAGGAGGGTAAAGGCATGAGAAAGCTTTGGTTCTTGCCCATTTTGCTGGGAGCGGTGGGAGGCGTGAGTCTCTATGCCATAGCCCAGCAGGAGAATCCGGCGGAGGAGGTAAAGAAGCAAAAAGAGCTCCTGCTCAAAGAGATGGGCATACTTCCCGGAGATGTTTATGCGGAGCAGGGCAGAGACATGTTTAACAAACCTATGGGAAATGCAGGCAAGTCGTGCTCTTCCTGCCACGGTCAGGACGGCAGGTATCTGAGGGGAGCTTACGCGCACATGCCCAGGTATTACAAAGACATGGATGCCGTGGCAGACCTGGATACTAGAATCAAGTACTGCATGGAAAAGTACATGGGTGTGGGTAATGTAAAGCACGACCTTAACTTTAAGAGTATAGCCACCTACGTGGCTACCCTTTCCAACGGCATGAAAATGGATGTAAAGCTCACTCATCCAAAAGAGAGGGAGATGTACGAAAAGGGCAGAGAGCTATGGTATGCAAGAGTGGGTAAGATGGACTTTTCCTGCGCCATATGCCATGATACCTTTGGAGGACAGAGGATAAGACTCCAAACCCTTGCAAAGGTGAAAGAAGACAAGGTAGCCACCCACTGGCCTGCCTACAGGTTCTCCAACGACCAGCTCTGGACTATGGAAGACAGAATCAGAGGATGCTACAACCAGATAAGAGTGACCCCTCCACCCCACTTTAGCTGGCCACAGATCGCCCTTAGCCTTTATATGGCTTATGAGTCCAAAGGTGGCACCATAGAAACGCCGGGATTTGTCAGATGAGGAGGGTAGAGACATGAAGAGGTATCTTGTCCTTTTGGGAAGTTTGGCTCTCTTTGCCTGCGCACCCACACAGCAGGAAAAGCCAAAACCTACACAAGCACCTAAACCTCCAGCTCAAGCCAAAGCGGAGAGGAAACACACCTTTGAGGAAGACATAAAACAGGATGAAGCGCAGAAGCTATGTTCAAACCCTCAAGGAACAGTCTCTGCTGATATGGTTTCCAAGTTTTTTGAAGAGCAGAAGAAGCTCATCAAATACCCTGCCAACGGGAAACTGGTGGGGGACTGGAAAAAGGGAGAGCAGCTTTTTGCCAACACCAGGAAGGGCAACTGCTATGCCTGTCATTGCGCGGACCCCAAAGAGCTTGCCTGTGGCAACATAGGACCTATCCTCAGACACTACGGCAAGACCCACAACGATGTCAAATACACCTACGAAAAGATATACAACTCCTGGGCTTTTGTACCCTGTAGCATAATGTACAGAGCAGGGGTTCATGGCATACTGACCCCTGAGGAGATAGCGGACATAGTAGCATACCTCCACAGTCCAGAGTCTCCTGTGAATAGGTAATATGGAGGTGTAAAATGCAACTTACCAGAAGGGACTTTCTTGAGCTGGCTATAGTGACAGGAGCTTACCTGAGTATGGACCCTGTTTCCGCTCTGGCAAAGCTAAGAGCAGAAGACCTCATGTCTTTTAAAAGCCTTGGAAATGTTACCCTGGTGTTCACCACAGACATGCACGCGCATTTAAAACCCCTTTACTTTTCAGAGCCTGTAAACCTAGTCCCACCCAAAGGACTTGAGGGGCTTCCCGGATATGTGGCGGGCAGAGACTTTCTGAGAATGTACAAAATAGCTCCCAACACCCTTGAGGCTTACTTTGACAGCTGTGTAAACTTCCCCGAGCTTGCCAGAAAGTTTGGCAAGATGGGAGGTGGCGAGCACATCACCTGGATAATAAAGTCCATCGTAAACGAGCGTGGCAGGGACAAAGTGCTTGTCCTTGATGGAGGAGACACTTGGGTCACCACAGCCATAGGTCTCTTTACCGACGGCAAGGCTGTGGTGGACTGGATGAACTACACAGGCTACGACCTTATGGTGGGACACTGGGACTTTACCCTCGGAAAGGAGAAGTTCCTGCAAAGGCTCAAAGAGCTCAAGGCTGAGTTCATATCCCAGAATGTGGTGGATGCGGACTTTGGAGACCTGATTTTCAAACCTTACTCCATTAGAGAGGTAGGAGGGGTAAAGCTCGGCATAATAGGAAACTCCTTCCCCTTCACACCCATAGCAAACCCCAGAGAGTTTGTGGAAGGCTGGAGCTTTGGCGTAAGGGAAGAGCAGATGCAAAAGTTTGTGAATGAGCTAAGAGAAAAGCACAAAGTGGACGCGGTGATACTCCTCTCCCACGATGGGCTACCTCTTGATATAGCCTTAGCTAAGAAGGTAAGGGGTATAGACATCATCATCTCAGGACACACCCACGATGTAACGCCAAGACCGTACTTTGTGGGCAACACCATGATAGTGATAGCTGGATCCCACGGCAAGTATGTGGGTAGGCTGGACCTGGACATAAGGAACGGGAAGATAAGGAATTACAGGTTTAAGCTCATACCAGTAGCCAGCAACCTTCTGCCCGCGGACAAGGGTGCAAAAGAGCTTATAGAGAAGTGGTATAAACCATACGAGAAAAAGCTCTCGGAGGAGATAGGTGTGGCGGAAGTGCTCCTCTACAAGAGAGACACCTTCTTCAGCACCTTTGACAGGCTTGTAGGCATGGCAATAGCGGACTACTTCCATGGAGTTGACATAGTCACATCCCCCGGCTACAGATGGGGTACTACTGTGCTGCCAGGGCAGAAAATCACGGTGGATGATGTATACGACTTTACAGCAATAACTTATCCTAATGTTTACCTGATGAAAAGAACGGGAGAGCAGTTAAAAGCGGTTTGGGAGGATGTGGCAGACAATGTGTTTAACCCAGACCCCTTCTACCAGCAGGGCGGAGACATGTCAAGGCTTTATAATGTTGAGTACGAAATAGAGATAGGTGCCAAGCAGGGACAGAGAATAAAGAGAGCTTGGATAAAAGGTAAAGAGCTGGACCCCAAGAAGGAGTATACAGTGGCAGTTTACGGAGGACCAACACCACCACCAGAGACGCTCCTGCCCGATGTCAAACCCATCCCTGTCTATGACATAGTCATTGATTACATAAGGAAGAAAAGGCACATATATGTTGACCCCACACCTAATGTGAAGGTGCTTGATGCCAAGTATGTGTCTCCGCTGGAAGGCTTTGGAAAAGGCATGATAAGGAGGAAGGCATGAAGATCCTTCCCATTCTTCTTTTCCTTTTGACGCTTTCCTTTGCCGGTGACATTACCAGCCTGATGTTTCAGACCTACAGGGTAGAGGGTAAAGACTTTCAAAGCGTTGTGGAAGAGCTAAAAGAGAAGCTAAACCAAAGTGATCTTAAGGTTTTGCGCACTCTTACCATATCGGAAGCTATAAAAGCCCGAGGAGTGAAGGACTTTCCCAACTACACGGTTCTTCTGGCGTGCGACAGGAAAGAAAAGGAGGACCTGCTCATAAAAGTGCCCTTCATGAGCAACCTTATCCCATGCTCCGTTGCAGTTTATGAAAACAAAGATGGTAGTGTGTCCATCACTGCAATAAACGAAAAGCCTTATCTTGAGGCTTTTTCCAAAGAACTATCAAAGGATGATAGAAGACTTATAAGCAAAACCTACATGGAGCTCAGAAGGGTCCTTTCAAGTGTAGGTAAATACAAAAAGGCTCACATAAGTAAGGCGCAGATAAGAAAGATAATGTCTCAACTCAAAGGCGTCTTCTTTGAAACTTCAGATACTATAAAGGGTATGAGCTTTGAAGATGCAAAAACTCTTCTCAAGACAGCTCTTGACGGAGTAAACATGAACATACTGGGTGTTGAAGACATAAGAAAAGAGACTCCTAAGTACTCTTTCATGCTTGCATGCAACCTCACTTACGGAGAGAAAATCTTAAGAGAGTTTCCCCACTTTGGAACCTTAGCACCTTGCAGGGTCTACCTGTATGAGAAACCCGACGGTAGCGTGGGTGTAGGCTACATAAACATTCAAACACTTATAAAACTTTACGGAAAGCATCTTCACAGAGATGCGGTGGAAGTCTTTGAAAAGGCAGATAGAGACATAAAGTCCGCCATAAAGGAAGTCAAGGGAGAGTAGGGATGGCTCTCTTACTGAGCCTGATACTTATCTTTTCCTTTAGCTTTTCGCAGGTCAGTGTTAGACAAACCTTGAAAGAAATACAGCCGGGTATTTATGGTGTTTTTGGCACATACGAGCAGGTGAGTAAGAAGAACAGGGGTTTTATCTCCAACGCCTACTTTGTGGTTACAAAAGACGGTGTGATAGTTTTTGACGCTCTTAGCACCTACAGGCTGGGTAGGGAGCTTATTGAAAGTATAAGGAGCATAACCAAAAAACCAATAAAGTACCTTGTAGTGTCTCACTACCATACGGACCACTTTTATGGAGCCAAAGCTCTCAAAGATGCTGGAGCTATCTTAGTTGCTCATCCCTGGTCTTACGAGTATCTATCCGGTGAAGAGAGCCAGAGGATGTTTATGGCGAGGAAAGAGCTCCTTGGCAGAGAGCTTGAAGGCACAAAACTTTTGCCACCTGACATAACAACCTCTTCATCTTTGACCATACATCTGGGGAGTGAAAAGTTTGAGGTTCACCACTGGTGCAGGGCACACACCAACGGAGATATAGTTATGTACATGCCATCAAAGAGGGTACTCTTTGCGGGCGACCTGGTATTTGGAGGAAGAGTGCCTTTTCTTGGCTCTGGCAACTCAAAAACATGGCTGGAGTGTCTTGACAGGATTATACAGATAAAGCCACAGATTCTTCTTCCCGGTCATGGTCCCTATCTGAGAGGAGAGAAAGAGATAGAAAAACAGGTTATGTGGACAAGACAGTACATACAGGACATAAGAAGCGTTGTGAAGAAGCTTTACGAAGAGGGGCTTAGCGTGGAGGAGGTCAGAAACAGAGCCAACGAGGAGATGCTTAGGATAAACCCCGAGTATGCACAGGTGGGAGCCTTCTTTGATGTGAACCCTGTAAATGCCTACTATGTATACTTTGAGGTAGAAAGGGAGCTTTTGGAAAATTCCAGGTAATTCTCTATAATATTGGTTATGCAGGACTGCATCTTTTGTAAGATAGTTGCTAAAGAGATACCGTCAAAGGGCGTTTATGAGGATGAGCTGGTTTATGCCTTTCATGACATTAACCCTGTAGCTCCTGTCCATATACTCATCGTTCCCAAGAGGCACATACTGGGCATTCAGGAGATGGAGCAAGAGCATGAGAAAGAAGTGGGCCATATGTTCTATGTGGCAAAACTCATAGCTCAAAAGCTGGGACTTGCACCGGATGAGAACCTAAACAGAGGCTACAGGCTTGTTTTTAATGTGGGAAAAGACGCAGGACAGAGCGTCTTTCACCTTCACCTTCACCTCATAGGCGGTAGGCACATGAGCTGGCCACCTGGATGAAAAGTTTTAGAGATTTTATGGAGGAGCGCGTCAGGGAGTATTACCTTCAAAGAAAGGTAGGGGATGACTTTTTTACAGCGCCTGAGCTGGACAGATCCTTTGGAAGAGCTCTTTCGGACCACCTTTACCAATTTGTAAGGCACGCGGATAATCCCCTAATCTTAGAACTGGGGGGTGGCAACGGGAGTCTTGCCTACGATATTCTAAGCTTTTTTAGAGAAAAAGATAACAAGTTATACGGGAAACTGACTTACTATATATACGAAGAGAGTCCTACATTGGTCAGCTTGCAAAAAAATAGATTAAGAGAGTTTGAGGGGAAGGTCTTTTGGACGCAGGAGCTCATCACCGAGGCAGACATTGTCCTCTCCAATGAATTCTTTGATTGCTTGCCAGTCCATGTTATCAAAGGGAGAAAGGAGCTTTATGTGGATGATGGTAGAGCCATATGGGAAGATATAACAGATGAAAGAACACTCACCTTTTTGGATAGGATGGGGTACAGTGCTTTGGGTCAGGTGATAGAGGTGTGCCTTGACTGTATAGATTTGCTCAGGCGTCTTTCAAATATAGTGAGAGGATACCACATAGTCATAGATTACGGGTATACTTCAGAAGAGATAGCTAAGTATCCAAACGGCACGGTTGTGGGCTACAAGGCTCACAGAGTAGTTATGGATGTATTAAAGGAAGCACCACCTTTTGATATGAGTGCCATGGTGAACTTTTCCGCTCTTGTTGAGTACGGTAAGGATTTTGGGCTTTTAAGTGTGTCCTTTCAGAATATGAGAGAGTTTTTACTGTCTTCGTCTACCTTTTTGGAAGAGTTAGAAAAACTGAGTTTATCCGAAAAAGCCGAAGACATAGAGAGGCTTTCCCGCCTAAAAACTATGCTGATCAGTATGGGAGAGAGGTTTAAGGTGCTCATTCAGAAAAAGCTCTGATTAAAGGACCCTTATTTCAACTTGGTAAAGTTCTCCCTTGTTCTGTATAGGGATGGTGCCTGTCCTACCAGTAAGTACGAGAAGCCTCCCGTCTTTTGTGAATACTACCGACTGAATAGCCTCCTCCAAATTGCCTCCTACAAGCTGTTTGAGAAGTATCACATCCTTTCTCTGTTCATCAAGAAGAAAGATGTCACCTCTTGAGTATTTTACTATATCAAGAAATCTCTGAACCATCCCCGTAGTGTTTTTGACCACATATGCCACTTTAAAGTCCAGCACATCACCTACAGCACCTTTTGGATTGAAGATGTAATTTATCTTACCAGCGGAACCTACGCTCACCTCCACATAAGAGTACGAGCCGCCAAAACCTTCATCGGAGGAAAAGACCTCATTGTCACCGTCAAAAACCCTAACCCTACCTGAGCTATCGGTAAAGACAAGATAGTTTTTGTAGTAAAAGGCGCTGTCTACTCTAAAACCTCTTGGGGCTTTAAGAACACCCGCTTCTTTTATATTTTCTCCGTCAAAGGAGAGTCTGACAGCTTGGCCAAACTTGTTGTCAAAATCAAACTTCTGCCCTACAAAGGTATCCTTAGGTTTGCTTTTGTCAAGCACCCCCATAATGTAGGGTATGTCTGTTTTTAGGGGTATAAGACTGTCGCCTACCATTTTGAGTATCAGGGAGCTTGCTCTGTCGCCTGAGATCATGTTGACTATTATGTAATCTTTTTCCTCCTTTCCTATCTTACCTACACAGACATTAACGGCGGTACCGGCCGGCAGAGAGTAAGCAGACCTTTTCACTATGTCGTTTTTTAGCAGCTCATAAACCTCTAACCTCCCAGAATACAATATTACCAAATAATCTCGCCCATTTCCCATAACATCCCCTACATCCGCCGAGATGGGTATAGAAGGTAAAGCCTTTATGAGTTTGCTCCTTGCAAGAAGTTTAAGGTCTTGCAAACTTGCTCTCTGCACACCTTCTGCTGCTACTTGAGGCAAAGGATAAAAAGCCACAGCAGACCCGTTGAACTCTATACCGTAACCATCCTTAAACTCTTTTATCGTGTAGGTGCATCCGCTACCCTTCCTTACACCTTCTACAGCGGAGCTTACTTTAAAAAAACCCTCGTCGCTGCCTTCGTAACACACATCTGTGTAAGACAGTACTACCCTCTGGCCAACTTTTGGCTTTTCTCCCTTTATTAGCTTAGCTTCTGAGAAGTTATCATACACCTTCTCTACTTTGACCTCACCAACTTGCTTGATTTCCTTACCCAGGATCTTGCCAGTGATGGGATGGATTATTGGTTTGCCCTCCTCCACAACAGAAAACATCTCACCCTCTTTTACACCGCCCTTGCCCAGGTCCAGCAGAACCTTTCCATCCTCCAACTTTATTATGTATCCTTCTCTTGAAAAGAACTTCTTTATGTTTTCTGTGGGACTTTCTGCAAAGCCATAGGATACAAAAAAGAAAAGTATTATTAGGCAGACCTTTCGCATAGCTCCTCCAGTAGGGATATTATAACTTCGGTCATCTCCTGAGTGCCTACCTTCTTTGTGCCTTCCGCGTATATGTCAGGAGTTCTATAACCTCTTTCAAGGGCGAGTTCTACAGCTCTGTCTATGGCGTCGGATGCTTCTTTGAGGTTAAAAGAGTATCTTAGCATCATGCTGGCAGAGAGTATTGTAGCAATTGGGTTTGCCACACCTTTACCTGCTATGTCTGGTGCAGAACCGTGAACGGGTTCATACAGA
The DNA window shown above is from Hydrogenobacter thermophilus TK-6 and carries:
- the nadD gene encoding nicotinate (nicotinamide) nucleotide adenylyltransferase gives rise to the protein MRKIFFGGSFDPVHIGHLVVARDVLEELKPDKIIFVPAFQAPLKEPHQATPQERFEMLSIATEGVKGFEVSHMEIKRGGISYTVDTAQELFINFGERPTFLVGADSILSLHMWKQPQKLIRLAVFIIADRNKRAEDVRNYLRANFPELKEERDFYILKTRNIDVSSTEIRNRVKVGKSIKWLVPESVESYILEKGLYTKEQLRA
- a CDS encoding NAD(P)/FAD-dependent oxidoreductase translates to MRVVIVGNGPAAASAVEAFRSIDKDSEIIMLSDEEYPTYAPNCMENVIRGDISPEALFYKGGYAFYERYNVDFRPKKEVVGIDNKRKVVIVKGGEEVRYDKCLLAAGAYSFVPPIPGATLEGVTTAKNLDDAKRIRDWVVSGRVKRVAIVGAGPIGVEDAETLRHMGMEVHVIEFFDRVLPRMLDKFMADRYMRVLEEEGVKFYLNHQVIAIHGEDNWVEAVEVKHIDSDKSKFIQVDMVILSTGVRPRTHLVQDTDIKLHIDESRGRLIGGVLVNEYQQTSDPDVYAAGDICSGRDAWGNCRWIALFPAAQQGGAIAGYNMAGLRVENPGLVDYNAVKTRWVTAGSGGTFEDAEDAFTAEYENYLIKVFLKEDVVCGYQFVGIPKKFEPNTKNVFLKKEEALEFLKRVIKDRGLGLEASGVLFHHFMRFKERKLSREVIKAMKMGMLRALANPKYEIPIFHA
- a CDS encoding thioredoxin family protein, giving the protein MRKLLLVIVLSLGFGWGGEWWSDPVGGLEEAKKDSKPVMFYFHSEHCPYCLQMETFVFSDEKVSKYMDKFVVISLDIYTPTGRAWARRFNVFGTPTFVFYDPKKDAVISISFGSKSKEDFINLLMKTCEKANTKKC
- the soxY gene encoding thiosulfate oxidation carrier protein SoxY; protein product: MDRRRFLQLSTVSILSLTFAPGLLKQSFGASKLDEELQKRLGVSLSQIKESPEVKLQAPTIAESGANVPVSVESDIPVDKVDSVWIFVDNNPVPWITDIKLSPMNGRVYFATRIKMGQTSNVRAILKMKDGSYLMATKEVKVTVGGCG
- the soxZ gene encoding thiosulfate oxidation carrier complex protein SoxZ codes for the protein MAVGAGILRVPKEAKKGEIVKVQMVITHPMEPGTRKDPQTGQIIPAYHLTKLEVLFNDKTVSVVDMGGGVSANPFIGLTLKVDESGIVKIAYEDNKGGKWEKTAEIRVV
- the soxA gene encoding sulfur oxidation c-type cytochrome SoxA, yielding MGKWVTIIFVLFLYAIAQQENPAEEVKKQKELLLKEMGILPGDVYAEQGRDMFNKPMGNAGKSCSSCHGQDGRYLRGAYAHMPRYYKDMDAVADLDTRIKYCMEKYMGVGNVKHDLNFKSIATYVATLSNGMKMDVKLTHPKEREMYEKGRELWYARVGKMDFSCAICHDSEAGKRVFLQTVVAVKEDKVATHWPAYRFSNDQLWTMEDRIRGCFGDMRVAPPEHFHWAVVALNLYLSYKAKGGVVRVPGFIY
- the soxA gene encoding sulfur oxidation c-type cytochrome SoxA, whose product is MRKLWFLPILLGAVGGVSLYAIAQQENPAEEVKKQKELLLKEMGILPGDVYAEQGRDMFNKPMGNAGKSCSSCHGQDGRYLRGAYAHMPRYYKDMDAVADLDTRIKYCMEKYMGVGNVKHDLNFKSIATYVATLSNGMKMDVKLTHPKEREMYEKGRELWYARVGKMDFSCAICHDTFGGQRIRLQTLAKVKEDKVATHWPAYRFSNDQLWTMEDRIRGCYNQIRVTPPPHFSWPQIALSLYMAYESKGGTIETPGFVR
- the soxX gene encoding sulfur oxidation c-type cytochrome SoxX, giving the protein MKRYLVLLGSLALFACAPTQQEKPKPTQAPKPPAQAKAERKHTFEEDIKQDEAQKLCSNPQGTVSADMVSKFFEEQKKLIKYPANGKLVGDWKKGEQLFANTRKGNCYACHCADPKELACGNIGPILRHYGKTHNDVKYTYEKIYNSWAFVPCSIMYRAGVHGILTPEEIADIVAYLHSPESPVNR
- the soxB gene encoding thiosulfohydrolase SoxB, yielding MQLTRRDFLELAIVTGAYLSMDPVSALAKLRAEDLMSFKSLGNVTLVFTTDMHAHLKPLYFSEPVNLVPPKGLEGLPGYVAGRDFLRMYKIAPNTLEAYFDSCVNFPELARKFGKMGGGEHITWIIKSIVNERGRDKVLVLDGGDTWVTTAIGLFTDGKAVVDWMNYTGYDLMVGHWDFTLGKEKFLQRLKELKAEFISQNVVDADFGDLIFKPYSIREVGGVKLGIIGNSFPFTPIANPREFVEGWSFGVREEQMQKFVNELREKHKVDAVILLSHDGLPLDIALAKKVRGIDIIISGHTHDVTPRPYFVGNTMIVIAGSHGKYVGRLDLDIRNGKIRNYRFKLIPVASNLLPADKGAKELIEKWYKPYEKKLSEEIGVAEVLLYKRDTFFSTFDRLVGMAIADYFHGVDIVTSPGYRWGTTVLPGQKITVDDVYDFTAITYPNVYLMKRTGEQLKAVWEDVADNVFNPDPFYQQGGDMSRLYNVEYEIEIGAKQGQRIKRAWIKGKELDPKKEYTVAVYGGPTPPPETLLPDVKPIPVYDIVIDYIRKKRHIYVDPTPNVKVLDAKYVSPLEGFGKGMIRRKA